Sequence from the Bacillus thuringiensis genome:
GAGAATGAAAATGAACGCTTTATTTAAAAACAGAGCATTTATGCTCGTTATGGCGTCTGATATTTTACAACAATTTGCAATTTGGATCAGAAATATGGCTCTTTTGTATTTCATAATGGAGCGAACGAATAATGATCCAGTTTCGGTTTCGTTGTTATCAGTTATGGAATATGCACCTATTTTTATTTTCTCATTTATCGGTGGTGCACTAGCTGATCGCTGGAATCCGAAAAGAACAATGGTCGCTGGAGATGTATTAAGTGTACTGTCTATCATAGGGATTGTCTTGTTGTTAAAGCTGGATTATTGGCAGGCTATATTTTTTGCAACACTCATTTCCGCGATTGTAGGCCAGTTTTCTCAGCCATCATCTTCGCGTATATTTAAGCGCTACGTAAAAGAAGAACAGGTAGCAAATGCGATTGCATTTAACCAAACATTACAGTCATTATTTCTGATTTTTGGACCAGTGGTAGGATCGCTTGTGTATACACAACTTGGTTTATTTACGTCACTATATAGCTTAATCATTTTATTTTTATTATCTGCTATCGCTCTTTCATTCTTACCAAAATGGGCTGAAAAAGAGCAAGTGGCGAGAGATTCATTAAAAAATGATATAAAAGAAGGGTGGAAATATGTTCTTCATACGAAAAATTTACGTATGATTACGATCACTTTCACCATTATGGGCTTAGCTGTTGGATTAACACATCCATTAGAGGTATTTCTTGTAATAGAACGCCTTGGAATGGAAAAGGAAGCAGTTCAATATTTAGCTGCAGCTGATGGAATAGGTATGTTAATTGGTGGTATTGTTGCTGCGATTTTCGCTTCAAAAGTGAATCCGAAAAAAATGTTCGTATTCGGTATGGGTATATTAGCAATATCATTTTTAGTAGAAGGACTATCTACATCATTTTGGATTACTAGTTTCATGAGATTTGGAACAGGTATTTGTTTAGCCTGTGTTAATATCGTTGTCGGTACGCTTATGATTCAACTTGTACCAGAAAATATGATTGGAAGAGTAAATGGAACAATTTTACCGCTGTTTATGGGAGCGATGCTAATTGGTACTTCTTTAGCTGGAGGATTAAAGGAAATGACTTCACTAGTTATCGTATTTTGTATAGCGATGGCACTTATATTATTGGCAATAGGGCCAGTTCTACGCATGCAAATAATGAAAGAAGACGTTGCTAATAAAGAGGAACTAACTAATTCATTAGCTTCGAAATAACTATTGTAAGGGAGCAGAATTGCTCCCTTTTTCTTTGGGGAACTTTTGACAACTATATGAGCCAATTATATACTGATGATGTAAAACCGATTTTACAGATTAGGAGAAATGGTGTGAAAAATCAAATCCATGAATTACGCACTGAAAATAATATTTCACAAGGCGCATTAGCTGATAAATGTAAGGTTTCTAGACAGACGATAAATGCAATTGAGAATAATAAATATGATCCAAGCTTAGCGTTAGCATTCCGTTTAGCGGAAGTGTTAGGAACAACTGTTGATAAACTATTTTTGTACAAGCAGTAGGGGGAGTAGTTGTTGGGGAAAGAGAAAATAAGCCTTTTCGTTACTGTATTGGTAGCTATAGGTACGTTAGTGTTTGCGCTTTACTATTGGTTAACTGAGCTACAAATAAACTGGTATGCACTATTTATTTGTAGCATCGCGTTACATTATCTATTTAAAAGTTTGGCATCACATAGCGTTGAAGGGGAAACTGAGGAGAACCAGGATTTAGAAAAACATGTACTAAAAACAAGTGCCAATGTTACATATTATGTGCTCGTTGTATTCATTTTTGGTCTATTTTTCGCATCGGTAGGCTTTAATAGATGGATTGATTTTCATAACATACCGCTATTGTTTGCGCTATGTGCTGCTATAGTTGTAAAGCCAGCTGTTGAGTTTTTAGTTGTAAGACGTTATCGATAAAAATAAAGAAAAGATCCTCTTCTCATATGAAGAGGATCTTTTCTTATAGCGTTTTAGTTTTCGAATTAGGTGGTGTAACGGATGTATTATTTTCAGGGACTCTAGTTAATAGGAATCCACCGATAATAAACAATACAATAATACTAAGAACACCAGCGTTCGTTTTTCCAGTTAATTGCGTTGTAACACCGACTAATACTGGACCCATAATCGCGGCAAACTTGCCAAATATATTATAAAATCCGAAGAATTCATTTGCAGATTCTTTAGGTACTAGTTTCGCAAAGTAGGAACGACTAAGTGCTTGAATACCACCTTGAGAAGTGGCAACTAACATTGCTAAAATCCAAAAATCGAGTGTTGTTTTTAAGAAATAAGCGTATATGCAAATAATAATATAAATAATAATGCCGACATATAGCATTTTTTTACCTGTAAAGGTTTCTGATAATTTTCCATATAGTAAAGCGAATGGACAAGCTACAATTTGTGTGACAAATAAGATGATTAATAGATTCGTTGCACTAATACCAAGATCTGTTCCGTAAGCGGTAGACATAGTAATAATTGTATCGACCCCGTCAATATAGAAAAAGTAAGCGATTAGGAACATGAATACAGTTTTATATTCTTTAATATTTTTAAAAGTCTCAGCAAGGCGTTTGAAGCTCATTGTAATTGGTCTTGGATGACGTTCAATATAATGTGTTTGTTCTACGTTTTTCAGCATTGGAATTGTAAATAGTCCCCACCAAAGAGCAGTTATCGCGAATGAAATTTGACTAGCAATGCCAACTGATAAAGGGATAGTTCCTTTTTGAGCAAGAATAATAAGAGCGATACAACCGATAAAAGGAATAGTACTCCCAATATAGCCTAAAGCGAAACCTCTCGTAGAAATTCGGTCCATTCTATCTTCAGTAGTGACATCTACTAAAAATGCATCATAAAAAATGTTTGCCCCAGCAAAACCGACTAATGCGAGCATATAGCATCCTAATAATAAGTACCACTGAGATGTTGGAACGACTGCTAGCATACTTGTAAATACGATGCCGAGTCCAAAGAAGAATGTGAAAAATCGCTTCTTAAATCCTTTATAATCAGCAACTGTGCCGAGAATAGGAGCAAGTATAGAAATTAAAAGTGTTGCGAATGAGTTTGCATATCCCCAATAGGCTGTTGAAGTTGCACCGGATAATCCAGCTTCTTTTGCAGCTGCTTTAAAGTAAATTGGAAATAATGCAGTTGTAATGACGAGCGAATATACCGAGTTCGCCCAATCGTATAATATCCAGCTTTTTTCTTGTCTGGACATTTTTTTCATATAATGTTCCCCCTTAAATTTGTTCTACTAACAGTGTACAAAAATAAAAATTATAAAAAGAGAAACAGTGATGGATTTTACATAACTTTTACATATATACACAGTTCTTTACAATTGAAGTAAATCCTCTACAATTGATCCGTCTGTTTCACCTAAGTGTAAACCAAGTAGTCTAGCGATAGTTGGACCTTCATCAATAAGTCTCATATACGGGATGGTAACACCGCTTTTTATCCCTTTCCCGGCCGCGATAAAAATTGTTTCATAGTTAGGTTTTGTTGGAGAGTATCCATGCGTACCAAATGTATATTTTTTACTAGGCGTAACATCTTTTTCAGTAATTTCTTTTATAAAATCTCCTGTATAATTTTCAGTGAAATAATACCCTTCTCGTGCTTCTAACATGAATAAACAATTACTGTCTGCACCGCGTTCTTTCGCATCCTCATCATGAAGTATAAATTCAATACCGTTTTGTTTATTTTGAAGCAGTTCTTCAAGAAGTAGTTGTACTTCTCGAATCGTATCTGTATCGTTTTTGTCTTTCACATATACATAGGCGGACCCATCGCAACTTTGGCAATAAGCATTCCAGTCTACTAATTTTCCTTTTGAATTTATAGATATAAGCCCTTTTTGATGAAATAGTACGTTTAATTGAATGGATTTGTTTTCACTTAAAGCGCTATGGTCACCAAGAGCGATAATTGTACTTTCCTCGTATAGTCCACTTTCTTTTAATGCTTGAATAATTTTTCCTAGACGTTCGTCATGCCTATGGATTGCAGCTATTGTTTCATTAGATTCAAAGCCATGATAGTGTCTTTGAGTGTCTAAATCTGTGAAATGTACAAACATGACATTAGGCTTTTTCGTCTGGATTGTATGCACAGCAGAAGCAAGTACGAAATCATCGAGTTCAGGTTGTGATAATCCATTTCGTATATGGCCGAAACGACGATTTAAATCTAATTGATATAGCGGACTACCGCTAAATAATGAAACTAAAACTTGATTTTGCCACGGTCTATTTGGAAAGATTTCTGGTAAATTGTAATCAATATTTGCTCTGCCGGTAACAGGCCATAGAAGGGCCGCAGTCGTTAAATTTTCTTTACGTGCTT
This genomic interval carries:
- a CDS encoding ectonucleotide pyrophosphatase/phosphodiesterase codes for the protein MDKALTNRVIILSFDCLSALDFPILQKLPHFQSLIKNGAIVEKVEPIYPSVTYPSHSTIVTGNYPNKHGVVSNTLLQPGRESPDWHWYRKSIKGTTLYDEARKENLTTAALLWPVTGRANIDYNLPEIFPNRPWQNQVLVSLFSGSPLYQLDLNRRFGHIRNGLSQPELDDFVLASAVHTIQTKKPNVMFVHFTDLDTQRHYHGFESNETIAAIHRHDERLGKIIQALKESGLYEESTIIALGDHSALSENKSIQLNVLFHQKGLISINSKGKLVDWNAYCQSCDGSAYVYVKDKNDTDTIREVQLLLEELLQNKQNGIEFILHDEDAKERGADSNCLFMLEAREGYYFTENYTGDFIKEITEKDVTPSKKYTFGTHGYSPTKPNYETIFIAAGKGIKSGVTIPYMRLIDEGPTIARLLGLHLGETDGSIVEDLLQL
- a CDS encoding helix-turn-helix transcriptional regulator, with the protein product MSQLYTDDVKPILQIRRNGVKNQIHELRTENNISQGALADKCKVSRQTINAIENNKYDPSLALAFRLAEVLGTTVDKLFLYKQ
- a CDS encoding MFS transporter gives rise to the protein MKKMSRQEKSWILYDWANSVYSLVITTALFPIYFKAAAKEAGLSGATSTAYWGYANSFATLLISILAPILGTVADYKGFKKRFFTFFFGLGIVFTSMLAVVPTSQWYLLLGCYMLALVGFAGANIFYDAFLVDVTTEDRMDRISTRGFALGYIGSTIPFIGCIALIILAQKGTIPLSVGIASQISFAITALWWGLFTIPMLKNVEQTHYIERHPRPITMSFKRLAETFKNIKEYKTVFMFLIAYFFYIDGVDTIITMSTAYGTDLGISATNLLIILFVTQIVACPFALLYGKLSETFTGKKMLYVGIIIYIIICIYAYFLKTTLDFWILAMLVATSQGGIQALSRSYFAKLVPKESANEFFGFYNIFGKFAAIMGPVLVGVTTQLTGKTNAGVLSIIVLFIIGGFLLTRVPENNTSVTPPNSKTKTL
- a CDS encoding MFS transporter — translated: MNALFKNRAFMLVMASDILQQFAIWIRNMALLYFIMERTNNDPVSVSLLSVMEYAPIFIFSFIGGALADRWNPKRTMVAGDVLSVLSIIGIVLLLKLDYWQAIFFATLISAIVGQFSQPSSSRIFKRYVKEEQVANAIAFNQTLQSLFLIFGPVVGSLVYTQLGLFTSLYSLIILFLLSAIALSFLPKWAEKEQVARDSLKNDIKEGWKYVLHTKNLRMITITFTIMGLAVGLTHPLEVFLVIERLGMEKEAVQYLAAADGIGMLIGGIVAAIFASKVNPKKMFVFGMGILAISFLVEGLSTSFWITSFMRFGTGICLACVNIVVGTLMIQLVPENMIGRVNGTILPLFMGAMLIGTSLAGGLKEMTSLVIVFCIAMALILLAIGPVLRMQIMKEDVANKEELTNSLASK